From Vicugna pacos chromosome 6, VicPac4, whole genome shotgun sequence, a single genomic window includes:
- the LOC102528080 gene encoding olfactory receptor 11G2-like, whose amino-acid sequence MKISNTPNNTSNITGFILLGFPCSREGQSLLFVLFSGAYLLTLMGNGSIICAVYWDQRLHTPMYILLANFSVLEICYVTSTVPNMLANFLSDNKVISFSGCFLQFYFFFSLGATESFFLAIMAFDRYLAICRPLHYPTLMTRRLCSNLVVSCWVSGFLWFLIPIIIISQMSFCGSRIIDHFLCDPSPLLALTCKKAPVIQRVISTLSPVPIIILFSFIMGSYALILRVVFKVPSAAGRRKAFSTCGSHLAVVLLFYGSVLVMYGSPTSEHEAGMQKIVTLFYSVVTPLLNPVIYSLRNKDMKNALQKFLRLQKGT is encoded by the coding sequence ATGAAAATCTCCAACACCCCCAACAACACCAGCAACATCACTGGCTTCATCCTCCTGGGCTTCCCTTGCTCCAGGGAGGGCCAGAGCCTCCTCTTTGTGCTCTTCTCTGGTGCCTACCTCCTGACCCTCATGGGCAATGGTTCCATCATCTGTGCTGTGTACTGGGATCAGAGactccacacccccatgtacatCCTGCTCGCCAACTTCTCCGTCCTGGAGATCTGCTATGTCACCTCCACAGTCCCCAACATGTTGGCCAACTTCCTCTCTGACAACAAGGTCATCTCCTTCTCTGGATGCTTTCTCCAGTTCtactttttcttctccttggGTGCTACAGAAAGCTTTTTCTTAGCTATAATGGCATTTGATCGCTACCTTGCCATCTGCCGGCCTCTACATTACCCCACTCTTATGACTAGACGACTCTGCTCCAATCTTGTGGTCAGCTGCTGGGTAAGTGGTTTCCTCTGGTTTTTGATTCCCATTATCATCATCTCCCAAATGTCCTTCTGTGGTTCCAGGATTATTGACCACTTCCTGTGTGATCCAAGTCCTCTTCTAGCACTCACTTGCAAAAAAGCTCCTGTGATACAGCGTGTCATCTCCACCTTAAGTCCTGTACCCATCatcattctcttttcctttatcaTGGGGTCCTATGCCCTGATTCTAAGAGTTGTATTCAAAGTCCCTTCAGCAGCTGGACGAAGAaaggccttctccacctgtggGTCTCATTTGGCTGTGGTTTTACTGTTCTATGGCTCAGTACTGGTCATGTATGGGAGCCCAACATCCGAGCATGAAgctggaatgcagaaaattgtgACTCTCTTTTATTCTGTTGTGACCCCACTTCTTAACCCTGTGATATATAGTCTTAGGAACAAAGATATGAAAAATGCCCTGCAGAAGTTTCTGAGACTACAAAAGGGCACTTAA